One stretch of Clavibacter californiensis DNA includes these proteins:
- a CDS encoding MMPL family transporter, which translates to MATLLYRLGRISFLHPWRVVAAWILVLGILLGGGLALGGKTQESFSIPGTESQEAIDRLAAVFPQAAGASAQIVTEAPAGAKVTDDGPKAAIEATATAAGEVQGVATALSPFSEYATDAVSDDGTVAITTVQFSGQSDQVTTATLDALKESAQAAEDAGLTVSFGGQVFQDVHYGVTVTEAFGVLFAGLVLVLTFGSMLAAGLPLIGALVGVAASAGALMAASRFVTVSSASPLLAVMIGLAVGIDYALFILMRHRTQLANGMPVERSAATAVATAGSAVIFAGVTVIIALLGLLVVQIPFLTVMGLGAAFAVLLAMGVATTLLPAMLGFAGERLRPKEGSRAARRAKAQAEGTQRTLGARWVAIVTKVPIIPVVIVVGIAGLLAVPASQLQLGLPSGATQPAGSTSRVAYDTVSDAFGPGHNGPLVVLVDITQTTDPVGVLGKIGDEIRGLDDVAFVGTGTPNPSVDTAIIQVVPDSPPESAETTALMQSIRDLAPGLHDRYDTRVSVTGTTAVQNDISQRLDQALVPFGIVVVGLSILLLMIVFRSIFVPVKAAIGFLLSVVVSFGTVVLIFQQGHFADALGVTPGPILSFMPILLMAILFGLAMDYEVFLVSGMREDFVHHGDARRAIVTGFSGAARVVTAAALIMFFVFAAFVPEGAGVIKTIALGLAVGIFFDAFLVRMTLVPAAMALLGKRAWWIPRWLDRILPDVDIEGEGLREHQDDVDWAHASGAAVAAERLVVGVPGRRLQPVDLSAPAGSLVLVEGAVADRRLLGATLGARLAPLSGRAHVAGHPLASEAGRVLTSVAMADLGRVDRVDSGVTVGDLLAERIDLSEPMGRRRGARSRRAEWLDRIDQAADAAGARRIGADDPVGSLLPLERAIALTAVAAAGRAPVLVLDVVDPFPDAAAERAFLAALPALVHESTTVLLGAPWFPDEHGIPGRPTVRLRLAAGDAPAPGADARPDIDQPVTTGKETRR; encoded by the coding sequence ATGGCCACGCTTCTGTACCGGCTCGGCCGGATCTCGTTCCTCCACCCGTGGCGCGTCGTCGCCGCGTGGATCCTCGTCCTCGGCATCCTGCTGGGCGGCGGCCTCGCCCTCGGCGGGAAGACCCAGGAGTCGTTCTCGATCCCGGGCACCGAGTCGCAGGAGGCCATCGACCGGCTCGCGGCCGTGTTCCCGCAGGCCGCGGGCGCGAGCGCGCAGATCGTGACCGAGGCACCGGCCGGCGCGAAGGTCACCGACGACGGCCCGAAGGCCGCCATCGAGGCCACCGCGACGGCGGCGGGCGAGGTGCAGGGCGTCGCGACGGCGCTGTCCCCGTTCTCCGAGTACGCGACCGACGCCGTCTCGGACGACGGCACCGTGGCGATCACGACCGTGCAGTTCTCCGGACAGAGCGACCAGGTGACGACCGCGACGCTCGACGCGCTGAAGGAGTCCGCGCAGGCGGCGGAGGACGCGGGGCTGACGGTCTCGTTCGGCGGCCAGGTGTTCCAGGACGTGCACTACGGCGTCACGGTCACCGAGGCGTTCGGCGTGCTGTTCGCGGGCCTCGTGCTCGTGCTCACGTTCGGGTCGATGCTCGCGGCCGGCCTGCCGCTCATCGGCGCGCTCGTCGGCGTCGCGGCCTCCGCCGGCGCGCTCATGGCCGCCTCGAGGTTCGTCACGGTGTCGAGCGCGTCGCCGCTGCTCGCCGTCATGATCGGCCTCGCGGTCGGGATCGACTACGCCCTCTTCATCCTCATGCGGCACCGCACGCAGCTCGCGAACGGCATGCCCGTCGAGCGCTCGGCGGCGACCGCGGTGGCCACCGCGGGAAGCGCCGTGATCTTCGCGGGCGTGACGGTGATCATCGCGCTGCTCGGGCTCCTCGTGGTGCAGATCCCGTTCCTCACGGTGATGGGGCTCGGCGCGGCGTTCGCGGTGCTGCTCGCGATGGGCGTCGCGACGACGCTGCTGCCCGCGATGCTCGGATTCGCGGGGGAGCGGCTCCGGCCGAAGGAGGGCTCGCGGGCCGCGCGCCGCGCGAAGGCGCAGGCCGAGGGGACGCAGCGCACGCTCGGGGCGCGCTGGGTGGCGATCGTCACGAAGGTGCCGATCATCCCCGTCGTGATCGTGGTCGGCATCGCCGGCCTCCTCGCCGTGCCCGCGTCGCAGCTGCAGCTGGGGCTGCCGAGCGGGGCGACCCAGCCCGCCGGATCCACCAGCCGCGTCGCGTACGACACCGTCTCCGACGCCTTCGGCCCCGGCCACAACGGCCCGCTCGTCGTGCTCGTCGACATCACGCAGACCACCGACCCGGTCGGGGTGCTCGGGAAGATCGGCGACGAGATCCGCGGGCTCGACGACGTGGCCTTCGTCGGCACGGGCACGCCGAACCCGTCGGTCGACACCGCGATCATCCAGGTCGTGCCGGACAGCCCGCCCGAGTCGGCGGAGACCACGGCGCTCATGCAGTCGATCCGCGACCTCGCGCCCGGCCTGCACGACCGCTACGACACGCGCGTCTCCGTCACGGGCACCACGGCCGTGCAGAACGACATCTCGCAGCGGCTCGACCAGGCGCTCGTGCCGTTCGGGATCGTGGTGGTGGGGCTGTCGATCCTCCTGCTGATGATCGTGTTCCGCTCGATCTTCGTGCCGGTGAAGGCCGCGATCGGCTTCCTGCTGAGCGTCGTCGTGTCGTTCGGCACCGTGGTGCTGATCTTCCAGCAGGGACACTTCGCGGACGCGCTCGGCGTGACGCCCGGCCCGATCCTCAGCTTCATGCCGATCCTGCTCATGGCGATCCTGTTCGGCCTCGCCATGGACTACGAGGTGTTCCTCGTCTCCGGCATGCGGGAGGACTTCGTGCACCACGGTGACGCGAGGCGCGCGATCGTCACGGGCTTCTCGGGCGCCGCGCGGGTCGTCACGGCGGCCGCGCTCATCATGTTCTTCGTCTTCGCGGCGTTCGTGCCGGAGGGCGCGGGCGTCATCAAGACCATCGCGCTCGGCCTCGCGGTCGGCATCTTCTTCGACGCGTTCCTCGTGCGCATGACCCTCGTGCCCGCCGCCATGGCGCTGCTCGGCAAGCGGGCGTGGTGGATCCCGCGCTGGCTCGACCGCATCCTGCCGGACGTCGACATCGAGGGCGAGGGCCTCCGCGAGCACCAGGACGACGTCGACTGGGCGCACGCGTCGGGTGCCGCCGTCGCGGCCGAGCGGCTCGTCGTGGGCGTGCCGGGGCGCAGGCTCCAGCCCGTCGACCTGAGCGCACCCGCCGGATCCCTCGTGCTCGTCGAGGGCGCGGTGGCCGACCGGCGCCTCCTCGGCGCCACGCTGGGCGCCCGGCTCGCTCCGCTGTCCGGTCGCGCGCACGTCGCCGGCCATCCGCTCGCCTCCGAGGCGGGCCGCGTGCTCACGAGCGTCGCGATGGCCGACCTCGGACGGGTCGACCGGGTCGACTCCGGCGTCACCGTGGGCGACCTGCTGGCCGAGCGCATCGACCTGTCCGAGCCGATGGGACGCCGCCGCGGCGCCCGGTCGCGCCGGGCCGAGTGGCTGGACCGGATCGACCAGGCGGCCGACGCCGCTGGTGCCCGACGCATCGGCGCGGACGATCCCGTGGGATCGCTCCTGCCGCTCGAGCGCGCCATCGCCCTGACGGCCGTCGCCGCCGCGGGCCGCGCGCCCGTGCTCGTCCTCGACGTGGTGGATCCCTTCCCGGACGCTGCCGCGGAGCGCGCGTTCCTCGCCGCCCTGCCCGCGCTCGTCCACGAGAGCACGACCGTCCTGCTGGGCGCGCCGTGGTTCCCGGACGAGCACGGGATCCCCGGCAGGCCCACCGTGCGCCTCCGCCTCGCCGCCGGCGACGCGCCCGCTCCCGGCGCCGACGCGCGCCCCGACATCGACCAGCCCGTCACGACCGGCAAGGAGACCCGCCGATGA
- a CDS encoding YhgE/Pip domain-containing protein, producing the protein MTTRSARRRLAVALVAIVPLAVAGLFIGSLSDVAKGVERVPAAIVNQDEIVQQKAQDGTESPVLAGRLLVTQLTSDDNQAFDWTITNADEAQRMLDDGEVYAVLTVPKDFSASIVSLSTDAPKRAEISVKTDDAHGYLTGAATQAVGVGMTSVFGNAITSQYVSGIYTTFGSLKGSLTDAGAGADKLADGATQLSAGATTLGDGITQLGDGVGRSQQGASKLADGLGTYTGGVSQLSSGLDRLQTGAAGLSQVSDGVGQYAGGAGQIAAQVAGIRQQLAANPQSAPIAAQLAPLEQGLDQYAAQGQALATQAAAGIQGVQQGIGQSASGASQLAANGGALVSGARQLSDGLGQLRTGTTSAATGAGDLATGADGLASGATELGTGLTQGAEQIPSLDADQASSASGVVADPVGLTVERENEIGSPGDAIAAIFVPIGLWLGAFATFLVLRPAARRLLASSAATGRVMGRVLARAALIALAQVVLLVALVHAALGLSLALLPATLGFAAVTAAAFTAIHYLLRQAFGRAGLVVSLILLAIQAAAMGGVIPLQLVAAPFQAISPFLPLTYAASGMQAIIAGGAPGVAWGSAGVLAVFLLLSLAVSYLVTRRSRRAKSLGLVPGTAPSSVAVAV; encoded by the coding sequence ATGACCACCCGCTCCGCACGCAGACGGCTCGCCGTCGCCCTCGTCGCGATCGTGCCCCTCGCGGTCGCCGGCCTCTTCATCGGCTCGCTCTCGGACGTCGCGAAGGGCGTCGAGCGGGTGCCCGCCGCCATCGTCAACCAGGACGAGATCGTGCAGCAGAAGGCCCAGGACGGCACCGAGTCGCCCGTGCTCGCCGGCCGCCTGCTGGTGACGCAGCTGACCAGCGACGACAACCAGGCATTCGACTGGACCATCACCAACGCCGACGAGGCACAGCGGATGCTCGACGACGGCGAGGTCTACGCGGTGCTCACGGTGCCGAAGGACTTCTCCGCCTCGATCGTGTCGCTGTCGACGGACGCCCCGAAGCGCGCCGAGATCAGCGTGAAGACGGACGACGCGCACGGCTACCTGACGGGCGCGGCCACCCAGGCCGTCGGCGTGGGCATGACGAGCGTGTTCGGCAACGCCATCACCTCGCAGTACGTCTCCGGCATCTACACGACCTTCGGCAGCCTCAAGGGGTCGCTCACCGACGCGGGGGCGGGGGCCGACAAGCTCGCCGACGGGGCCACGCAGCTCTCCGCGGGGGCGACGACGCTCGGCGACGGCATCACGCAGCTCGGCGACGGCGTCGGCCGGTCCCAGCAGGGCGCGTCGAAGCTCGCGGACGGCCTCGGCACGTACACGGGCGGCGTATCGCAGCTCTCCTCCGGGCTCGACCGGCTGCAGACCGGGGCCGCCGGCCTCTCGCAGGTCTCCGACGGCGTCGGGCAGTACGCGGGCGGGGCCGGCCAGATCGCGGCGCAGGTGGCCGGGATCCGGCAGCAGCTCGCCGCGAACCCGCAGAGCGCGCCCATCGCGGCGCAGCTCGCGCCGCTCGAGCAGGGGCTCGACCAGTACGCGGCGCAGGGGCAGGCACTCGCGACGCAGGCGGCGGCCGGGATCCAGGGCGTGCAGCAGGGCATCGGCCAGAGCGCGTCCGGCGCGTCCCAGCTCGCGGCCAACGGCGGCGCGCTCGTCTCCGGCGCGCGGCAGCTCAGCGACGGCCTCGGCCAGCTGCGCACCGGCACGACGTCCGCGGCGACGGGCGCGGGCGACCTCGCCACGGGTGCCGACGGGCTGGCGTCCGGCGCGACCGAGCTCGGCACCGGGCTCACCCAGGGCGCGGAGCAGATCCCGTCCCTCGACGCCGACCAGGCGTCGTCCGCCTCGGGCGTCGTCGCGGATCCCGTCGGCCTCACGGTCGAGCGCGAGAACGAGATCGGCAGCCCGGGCGACGCGATCGCCGCGATCTTCGTGCCGATCGGCCTCTGGCTCGGCGCGTTCGCGACCTTCCTCGTGCTGCGCCCGGCCGCTCGACGCCTCCTCGCGTCCTCTGCCGCGACCGGCCGCGTGATGGGGCGCGTGCTCGCGCGCGCCGCCCTCATCGCGCTCGCCCAGGTGGTGCTGCTCGTCGCGCTCGTGCACGCCGCGCTCGGGCTGTCGCTCGCGCTGCTGCCCGCGACGCTCGGGTTCGCGGCCGTCACGGCGGCGGCCTTCACGGCGATCCACTACCTGCTCCGGCAGGCGTTCGGGCGCGCGGGGCTCGTCGTGTCGCTGATCCTGCTGGCCATCCAGGCCGCGGCGATGGGCGGGGTGATCCCGCTGCAGCTCGTGGCCGCGCCGTTCCAGGCGATCAGCCCGTTCCTGCCGCTCACCTACGCGGCGTCGGGTATGCAGGCGATCATCGCGGGCGGGGCCCCGGGCGTCGCGTGGGGCTCGGCGGGCGTGCTCGCGGTGTTCCTGCTGCTGAGCCTCGCGGTGTCGTACCTCGTGACGCGGCGCTCGCGCCGGGCGAAGAGCCTCGGGCTCGTGCCCGGGACGGCGCCTTCCTCGGTCGCCGTCGCGGTGTGA
- a CDS encoding putative quinol monooxygenase — protein MSTTVHLEIQVDESRLADVADVLAETLQATRAFAGNEGLEVLVDDADPARMVVVEQWASTADHDAYVAWRATPEGAARLGEVLAAPPVTRVFSGRIALAL, from the coding sequence ATGAGCACCACCGTGCACCTCGAGATCCAGGTCGACGAGAGCCGCCTGGCCGACGTCGCCGACGTCCTCGCCGAGACCCTGCAGGCCACGCGCGCCTTCGCGGGCAACGAGGGCCTGGAGGTCCTCGTCGACGACGCCGACCCCGCCCGCATGGTCGTCGTGGAGCAGTGGGCGTCCACCGCCGACCACGACGCGTACGTCGCATGGCGCGCCACGCCGGAGGGCGCCGCGCGCCTCGGCGAGGTGCTGGCCGCGCCGCCCGTGACCCGCGTGTTCAGCGGGCGCATCGCGCTCGCGCTGTAG